Proteins encoded together in one Vigna angularis cultivar LongXiaoDou No.4 chromosome 5, ASM1680809v1, whole genome shotgun sequence window:
- the LOC108339990 gene encoding non-specific lipid transfer protein GPI-anchored 14 has product MWYQHKTKALAKFLLVATVIVGISMGDSSSNDKAECAQQLAGLATCLPYVGGQAPAPATDCCSGLKQVLKNKKKCLCVIIKDRNDPDLGGLQINVTLALNLPTACNSPVNVSKCPELLHMDPKSQEAQVFYQLEKGKKGTSPAPSPSAALGANPSSNQTSSAPQKHDAFCKENGFFKLNVLAIGLQVWALTGLLS; this is encoded by the exons ATGTGGTACCAGCACAAGACAAAAGCCCTGGCAAAGTTCTTGTTGGTAGCAACAGTGATAGTTGGCATTTCCATGGGAGATTCTTCGTCAAATGACAAAGCTGAATGCGCACAGCAATTGGCGGGGCTAGCAACATGTTTGCCCTATGTTGGAGGTCAAGCACCAGCTCCAGCTACAGATTGTTGCAGTGGTCTGAAGCAAGTGctgaagaacaagaagaagtgTTTGTGTGTAATCATCAAAGATCGCAATGATCCTGACCTTGGTGGTCTTCAGATTAATGTCACTTTGGCTCTGAATCTTCCCACTGCATGCAATTCCCCTGTCAATGTCTCCAAGTGTCCTG AACTCTTGCACATGGATCCCAAATCACAAGAGGCTCAAGTTTTTTATCAGTtggagaaaggaaaaaaaggcACAAGTCCCGCACCAAGTCCTTCAG CTGCACTTGGAGCAAATCCTTCAAGCAACCAAACATCCAGTGCCCCACAGAAGCATGATGCATTCTGCAAAGAAAATggattttttaagttaaatgtTTTGGCTATTGGGCTTCAGGTCTGGGCTTTAACTGGGCTTTTGTCCTAA